A DNA window from Anastrepha obliqua isolate idAnaObli1 chromosome 5, idAnaObli1_1.0, whole genome shotgun sequence contains the following coding sequences:
- the LOC129249008 gene encoding long-chain-fatty-acid--CoA ligase heimdall-like — MKRISEEFATFASLKPATSYTSTSLLEPVRLRIAKQGVSATAPQTIPQLFRECCQRFPNDPALVYENKSYKNNSTASAWTTVTYEEYERNVERAALALLHLGFTPNNCIGFLANNCPDWYFLQFGALRVGGVVAGIYLTSSSEAVKHALETTSAVICVVDDAKQLAKVRAVRDKLPRLQAVIQLYGSLEDGLTQEAGYYRWSDLMALTYERHLLQVLKRSEMEVAANQCALLIFTSGTTGLPKAVMLSHDSITLSIKISFSISGCTGDFRGVTISYLPMNHIAGQIFEIVMPLLNGDCVYFAGPDALKGSLEESLRVARPTRIFSVPRIFEKIQVQLQKAEDSSSLWWRYIIAWAKGTLLNSYMNNTERIKPKTTIKYILASIIMQKFKTQLGLDRCENCWIGSAPLPVKLKKFFLSMDIPVADIFGTTEAGGGISFTQGYCHLDSCGKILPGVEAKIDKPNSDGQGEICVTGRCIMMGYLNEPEKTSEAIDAEGWLHTGDVGVFHSDGCILITGRIKEIIITKGGVNIQPYHVEDLIKAELPCLSNALLVGDNRKYLTALLTLKTNIDGETGLPLDTLHPDTISWLQSLGCNYSCLSAVLRVPAYSQGYDYKRAIPSPDQNVVAAIDKARIRANERALSRAQKVQKFALLPHDFTVPTGELGPTLKFRRSFVINKYLHIIDRLYSEES; from the exons atgaagcGCATTAGCGAAGAGTTTGCAACGTTTGCCAGCCTTAAACCAGCCACCAGCTACACATCAACTTCCCTCCTCGAACCTGTACGCCTGCGCATTGCAAAGCAGGGTGTCTCAGCAACTGCTCCACAAACCATTCCACAACTTTTTCGCGAGTGTTGCCAACGTTTTCCAAACGATCCAGCTTTGGTTTACGAAAACAAAAGCTACAAGAACAACAGCACCGCAAGCGCCTGGACGACAGTCACTTACGAAGAGTACGAGCGGAACGTGGAGAGAGCTGCACTCGCTCTCCTGCATTTAGGTTTCACACCAAACAACTGCATCGGTTTTCTGGCCAACAATTGTCCTGACTGGTATTTCTTGCAGTTTGGCGCTCTGCGTGTTGGTGGCGTGGTCGCAGGTATATATCTCACTAGTTCATCAGAGGCAGTGAAGCATGCACTGGAAACCACGTCAGCTGTCATATGTGTGGTGGATGATGCCAAACAGTTGGCCAAGGTGCGGGCAGTTAGAGATAAGTTGCCACGACTGCAGGCTGTAATACAGTTGTATGGGTCTTTAGAGGATGGTTTGACGCAAGAAGCGGGCTACTATCGTTGGTCGGATTTGATGGCATTGACATATGAGCGGCACCTGCTGCAAGTGCTGAAGCGCAGCGAGATGGAGGTGGCGGCAAATCAATGTGCGCTGCTTATTTTTACG TCCGGTACAACTGGTCTTCCCAAGGCCGTTATGCTTTCGCACGATTCCATCACACTAAGTATAAAAATTAGCTTTTCAATTAGTGGGTGCACTGGGGATTTCCGTGGTGTAACTATTTCCTATTTGCCCATGAATCATATCGCTGGCCAAATTTTTGAGATCGTGATGCCTCTTCTGAATGGAGATTGTGTATACTTTGCGGGTCCGGATGCGCTTAAAGGATCGCTTGAGGAAAGTCTACGAGTCGCGCGGCCTACACGAATTTTTAGCGTTCCACgaatctttgaaaaaatacaagtaCAACTACAGAAGGCTGAGGACAGCTCGTCGCTTTGGTGGCGCTATATTATTGCTTGGGCCAAGGGCACGTTATTGAATTCCTACATGAACAACACGGAGCGAAT CAAACCAAAGACaacaattaaatacattttggcCTCAATAATCATGCAAAAGTTTAAGACTCAATTGGGTCTTGACCGTTGTGAAAATTGTTGGATTGGTAGCGCTCCACTTCCggtgaaactaaaaaaattcttcctgAGCATGGATATACCGGTAGCCGATATTTTTGGTACTACGGAGGCTGGTGGTGGCATATCATTTACACAAGGCTACTGCCATTTGGACAGCTGTGGAAAAATATTGCCAGGCGTTGAAGCTAAAATCGATAAACCGAATAGCGATGGACAAGGCGAG ATCTGCGTGACTGGGCGCTGCATAATGATGGGCTACCTGAACGAGCCGGAGAAAACCAGCGAGGCTATAGATGCAGAGGGTTGGTTGCATACCGGTGACGTGGGAGTCTTTCACAGTGATGGTTGCATACTCATAACCGGACGCATAAAAGAGATAATTATAACAAAAGGTGGCGTGAATATACAACCGTATCATGTGGAGGATCTCATCAAAGCCGAATTGCCCTGCTTAAGTAATGCTCTGCTAGTGGGGGATAATCGTAAATATTTGACTGCGTTACTGACACTGAAG ACTAACATTGATGGCGAAACCGGGCTACCGCTTGACACCTTACATCCAGACACAATTTCTTGGCTGCAGTCGCTCGGCTGTAACTATTCTTGCCTATCGGCAGTTCTTAGAGTTCCAGCTTATTCTCAAGGCTATGATTATAAGAGAGCAATTCCAAGCCCCGACCAGAACGTTGTGGCGGCTATCGATAAAGCTCGGATAAGAGCCAACGAAAGGGCGTTATCGCGCGCGCAGAAAGTACAGAAATTCGCATTGTTGCCACATGACTTCACAGTGCCAACTGGGGAGTTAG GTCCTACACTGAAATTCAGACGCAGTTTCGTCATCAACAAATATCTCCATATTATAGATCGATTGTACAGTGAAGAGAGTTGA